The following proteins are encoded in a genomic region of Nicotiana sylvestris chromosome 4, ASM39365v2, whole genome shotgun sequence:
- the LOC138889530 gene encoding uncharacterized protein produces the protein MGSSEAETLLVRLHNIPHIKDGSLEKVVKGQALEDHIAENLVGGEYKPLKMYFPDKEVLFIGEDIVESYDGWRMFFDRAANFKGVGVGVVLVSEISQHYPISAKLRFPCTNNMAEYEACILGIIMAIDMNIQEPLVIGNSDLLIHQVQAKWAAKNSKILPYLHHVQELRKRFTKTEFRHVPRIQNEFADALATLSSMIQHLEKNFIDPIPMKIHSQLAYCAHVEE, from the exons atgggtagctcagaagctgagacactACTTGTGCGCCTACACAacatacctcatatcaaggatggatcccttgaa AAAGTGGTTAAAGGACAAGCCTTGGAAGATCATATTGCCGAGAATcttgtgggaggagaatacaaacccttgaaaatgtacTTTCCCGATAAAGAAGTGttgttcataggagaagacattgttgAATCCTATGACGgctggaggatgttctttgatagagcagcaaatttcaaaggagtcggCGTTGGAGTTGTCTTAGTATCGGAAATCAGTCAACATTATCcgatatctgctaaactcagatttccctgcaccaacaacatggcagagtatgaagcttgcatactAGGGATCATCATggccatcgacatgaatattcaggagccgTTGGTAATCGGCAATTCAGATTTGCTTATACACCAAGTACAAGCAAAATGGGCcgccaagaattccaagatattaccatatctgcaccatgtgcaggaattgagaaagaggttcacaaagacagaatttcggCACGTTCCCAGAATTCAGAACGAATTTGCCGATGCATTAGCCaccttgtcatccatgatacaacatctagaaaagaacttcattgatcctatcccgATGAAGATTCATAGCCAACTGgcatattgtgcccatgttgaagaataA